The genomic stretch ACGGTCGAGGACAACGCCCGGCAGCAGAACGAGTTCGTGGACATCGGGTTCCCGAAGGACGCGGACACCCGGGTCGGCAGGCTCAACGGCGTCGAGCACGCGGGCGTCTACTACACGGTCCGGCTGCCTGCGGACGTCACGGTGAGCGCCTCGCCCCAGGCGGACGCCCTCGACTCCACCGCGCGCACCAAGGTGGTGGCCGCCTCGCCGGGAGCCCTCGCGGCGGCGGTGCCCAGTCTCGAACAGGGGCGCCTCTACGACGACTTCGCCGAGCGTACGGCCGCGCCGGTGGCCGTGATCGGCGAGGGGGTGGCCCGTCGGCTCGGCATCACCACCCTGGAGAACGCGCCCGCGGTGTTCATCGGCGGCGAGGCCTTCTCCGTGGTCGGCATCGTCGGTGACGTGGAACGCAAGGCCGATCTGCTGCTCTCGGTGGTCGTGCCGAGGCAGACGGCGGACCGCGTCTGGGGGCCGGAGAACGTCTCGGAGCCCAAGATGCTGATCGCCACCCGCGTCGGGGCCGCACAGCAGGTCGCTGACGAGGCCGCCCTGGCTCTGCGGCCCGAACACCCGGAGTACTTCCGGGCGATCGCCCCGCCCGACCCCGAGACGCTGCGCTCGTCGGTCGGCTCCGACCTCGATCAGCTCTTCCTGCTGCTCGCCTCGGTCTGTCTGGTCATCGGCGCGGTCGGGATCGCCAACACCACGCTGGTGGCGGTGCTCGAACGGACCGGGGAGATCGGGCTGCGCCGGGCGCTGGGGGCGCGCGGACGGCACATCGCCGGACAGTTCCTCGCCGAGTCGGGGGCGCTCGGGGCGCTCGGCGGTCTGCTGGGCACCGCCGTCGGCACGGTCACCGTGGTCGCCGTGGCCGTGGTCCGGGAGTGGACGCCCGTGATCCATCCGGCGACGGTGGCGGCGGCCCCGCTGGTCGGCCTTGCCACCGGTCTGCTGGCCGGGCTCTATCCGGCGGTCAGGGCGTCACGAGTGCAGCCGGTGGAGGCATTGCGGCGCTGACGCGTTCCAACGTGTTGGAGTGTGGCGTATATACGCCAGGCCCTTGTTGGGCGTTAGGCGGGTTTTGCGTGATTGTTAATTCAAGCGTGAAGAGAGCGGAGTGCTTAGGGTGAACTAAGAGGTAGTTGTGATTCCGTTCTGTGGGGGGATTGTTACCTTGAGTGGTTCTCCGAGACTCGACCAGCTCGAAGAAACTGACTTGGTGATCGTGCGCATGCTGCATCAGGGACTCGGTGACGCCGCAATCGGCCGGAGACTCGGCATCGGGCACCGTACGGTCCAGCGCAGGGTGCATCGTCTGATGGAGCGTTGGAACGTTCCAGGGCGCGTGGCGTTGGGGGCGCGGGCGCAGGAACTCGGGCTGCTGGACCGGTCCGAGGCCGACGACGGGGCCGAGGGAGGCACCCGGCTCGCCGCGTCGGCCTGAACCGGCGGTAGAAAAGCCCTGGTTGCTAGCCCAGCAGCCCCAACTCCCGGGCGATCAGCATCCGCTGGACCTCGCTCGTGCCCTCGCCGATCTCCAGGATCTTGGAGTCCCGCCACATCCGGGCCACCGGGTACTCGTTCATGAAGCCGTAGCCGCCGTGGATCTGCGTGGCGTCGCGGGCGTTGTCCACCGCGATCGTGGAGGAGTACAGCTTGGCCATCGCCGCCTCCTTCTTGAAGGGCTCGCCGGAGACGAGGCGGCTGGCCGCGTCGCGCCAGGCGAGGCGGGCGGTGTGGGCGCGCATCTCCATGTCGGCGAGCTTGAACTGGATGGCCTGGTTGGCGCCGATGGGGCGGCCGAAGGCATGCCGTTCCTTCGCGTACTTCACCGACTCGTCCACACAGCCCTGCGCAAGTCCCGTCGCCAGGGCCGCGATGGCGATCCGGCCCTCGTCGAGGATGCGCAGGAACTGGGCGTAGCCGCGGCCCTCGGTGCCGAGCAGGTTGGCCCGAGGGACCCGGACGTCGGCGAAGGACAACTCCCGGGTGTCGGAGGCGTTCCAGCCGACCTTCGAGTAGGCCGGGGCCACGGTGAAGCCCGGGGTGCCGGAGGGGACGATGATCGAGGAGATCAGGGGGCGGCCGTCGGGCGTGCGGTCGGTGACCGCGGTGACCGTGACCAGGCCGGTGATGTCGGTGCCCGAGTTGGTGATGAAGCACTTGGTGCCGTTGATCACCCACTCGTCGGTGTCGGGGTCGAGCCGGGCCGTCGTCCGGGTCGCGCCCGCGTCGGAGCCGCCGTCGGGCTCGGTCAGTCCGAAGGCGCCGAGCAGCTCGCCGGAGCACAGCCGGGGCAGCCACTGGCGCTTCTGCTCCTCGGTGCCGAACAGGTGGAGCGGCATGGCGCCCAGCGAGACCCCGGCCTCCAGGGTGATGGCCACCGAGGAGTCGACCCGGGCCAGTTCCTCCAGGGCGATGCCGAGCGCCAGGTAGTCACCGCCCATGCCGCCGTACTCCTCGGGGAAGGGCAGCCCGAACAGGCCCATGCGGCCCATCTCGCGGACGATCTCGTAAGGGAACTCATGCCGTTCGTAGAGGTCACCGATCTTGGGCGCCACGACGTCGTGCGCGAACTCCTCCACCGTGCGGCGCAGTTCTTCGAGCTCCGGGGAGAGCTTGTGGTCCATGGGGTTCACTCCTTGTGGGAGAGGGCTCGTACGGTGCGGGACGGGCTGGGGCGGCCCAGTCGGCCGGCCATCCACTCGCTCGTGGCGACGAGACGGCCGAGGTCGACCCCGGTCTCGATGCCGAGGCCGTGCAGCATCCACACGAGGTCTTCGGTGGCGAGGTTTCCGGTGGCGGACTTGGCGTACGGGCAGCCGCCCAGGCCGCCCGCGGAGGCGTCGACGGTGGTGACGCCGTACTGGAGCGCGGCGAGGGTGTTCGCCAGCGCCTGTCCGTAGGTGTCGTGGAAGTGCACGGCCAGCGCCTCGGTGGGCACGCCTGCCGCGCCGAGCGCGGTGAGCAGCGCGCTCACCTGGCCCGGGGTGGCGACGCCGATGGTGTCGCCGAGGCTCAGCTCGTCGCAGCCCATGTCGAGCAGCGCCCGGCAGACGTGGACCACCTGGGACGCGGGCACCGGGCCCTCCCAGGGGTCGCCGAAGCACATCGACAGATAGCCGCGGACCTGTTCGGCGCCCTCCGCCTTCGCGCGGGCCACCACCGGCTCGAACATGGCGAGCGCCTCGTCGACCGTGCGGTTGAGGTTGGCCTTGGCGAAGGACTCGGTGGCGCTGGCGAAGACGGCCACCCGGGTGGCGCCCAGCGCGAGCGCGCGGTCCAGGCCGCGTTCGTTGGGCACCAGTACCGGCAGTGCCACCGGCAGATCGGCGACGAGCGGGAACAACTGCTCGGCGTCGGCCAGTTGGGGCACCCACTTGGGGTGGACGAAGCTGGTCGCCTCGACGGTGGTCAGGCCCGCGTCGGCCAGGCGGCGGATGAACTCCGCCTTCACCTCGGTGGGCACGGTCGCCTTCTCGTTCTGGAGCCCGTCGCGGGCGCCCACCTCATGGATCCGGACGCGGGCGGGCAGGCCCGGGGCCGGTACGGGCATGGGGAGCCCCAGTTCCAGGGTGCTCATGCCGACACCTCCTCCTCCACGGTCTGCTCGGCCGGGGCGATCACGGCGAGCACCTGGTCCATGGCGACCGTCGTGCCGGGTACGACATCCAGCTCGGCGACGGTCCCGGCGTGCGGGGCGGAGATGACGTGCTCCATCTTCATCGCCTCGACCACCAGCAGGCTCTGACCGGCGCTCACCTCGTCCCCGACGGCGACCTTCACCACCGTCACGGTCCCGGGCATGGGCGCGGTCAGCGAATCGGCACCGGAGTGCGCGGACCGGGTCAGGGAGGCGGCGACCGGGTCGTGGTCGCGCACATGCCAGGCGTCGCCGTCCCGGCCCAGCCAGTCGGCGGCCCGGTGGAAGGTGTGCCGGACGCCGTCGAGGGTGACGGACACCCGGTCCTCGGTGACGGTGTGGGCGCCGTCCGCCTCATGAGTGACGGGTTCGAGTCCCGGCACCCGCAGATCGAAGGCGAGCGGCTTGGCCATACCGCCGAGACGCCAGCCGCTGGGCACCGAGAACGGATCGGTCCAGCCCTCGTCGGCGGGCCGCAGCCCCTGAAGCCGTACGGCCGCTGCCGCCGCGTACACCTCCTCGGGCACCTCCGCCGACACCAGGGCGTCGACCTCGCGCTCGACCAGGCCGGTGTCCAACTCCCCGGCCACCACCGCCGGATGGGCCAGCAGGCGGCGCAGGAACCCCGCGTTGGTCTGCACGCCCAGCGTCACCGTCCCGGCGAGCGCCGCGCGGAGCTTGCGCAGGGCAGTGGCGCGGTCGGGGCCGTAGGCGATGACCTTGGAGAGCATCGGGTCGTACAGGCTGCCGACCTCGGTGCCCTCGGTGAGCCCGGAGTCGGTGCGCACACCGTCACCGGAAGGCTCGCGCAGCCGCAGCACGCTACCGCCGGACGGGAGGAACCCGCGGGCCGGGTCCTCGGCACAGATCCGGGCCTCGATCGCATGCCCCGTCAGCCGGATGTCGTCCTGGGCGAAGGTGAGCTTCTCCCCGGCCGCGACCCGGAGCTGCCACTCCACCAGGTCCAGGCCGGTGATCAGCTCGGTGACCGGGTGCTCCACCTGGAGACGGGTGTTCATCTCCATGAAGTAGTACGCGTCCGGGTCGCCGCCGGGCACGATGAACTCCACCGTGCCCGCGCCCCGGTAGCCGCACGAGCGGGCCGCCTGGACGGCCGCCTCGCCCATCGCCGCCCGCGTCTTGTCGTCGAGGAGCACGCTGGGCGCCTCCTCGATGATCTTCTGGTGGCGCCGCTGGAGGGAGCACTCGCGCTCGCCGAGGTGGACGACGTTGCCGTGACCGTCGGCCAGCACCTGGATCTCGATGTGCCGGGGCCGGTCGATCCACCGCTCGACCAGGAGCGTGTCGTCGCCGAAGGAGGCCGCCGCCTCACGCCGGGCCGCCGCGATCTCCTCGTCCAGCACGGCCAGGTCCCGGACCAGCCGCATGCCCTTGCCGCCGCCGCCCGCGCTGGGCTTGAGCAGCACCGGAGCGCCCAACTCATGGGCTGCCGCGGCGAGTTCGGGGTCCCGCCCGCCGGGGACGACGGGGACCCCGGCCTCCCGCACGGTCTCCTTGGCGCGGATCTTGTCGCCCATCAGGGAGATCGCCTCGGCCGGCGGCCCGATGAAGGCCAGGCCCGCCTCGGCGCAGGCGCGCGCGAAGTCGGCGTTCTCGGCGAGGAATCCGTACCCCGGGTGGACGGCCTGGGCGCCGGTGCGGGCGGCGGCTTCGAGGATCCGCTGCACGGACAGATAGCTCTGTGACGCGGGCGCCGGACCGATCCGTACCGCCGTGTCGGCCTCCCGGACGTGCCGGGCGTCGGCGTCGGCGTCGGAGAAGACGGCGACCGAGCGGATGCCGAGGGCACGCAGGGTGCGGATGACGCGGACCGCGATCTCACCCCGGTTGGCGACGAGCACTGTGTCAAACATGGGTCCTCACATCCGGAAGACGCCGAACTGGGGGTCACCCAGCGGGGCGTTCGCGCAGGCGGTCAGTGCCAGGCCCAGCACCTGACGGGTCTCCAGCGGGTCGATGACACCGTCGTCCCAGAGGCGGGCCGTCGCGTAATAGGCATTCCCCTGGCGCTCGTACTGCGCTCGAATCGGCGCCTTGAAGGCCTCTTCCTCCTCGGCGGGCCACTGTTCGCCGCGGGCTTCGAGCTGGTCGCGCTTGACCGTGGCGAGGACCGAGGAGGCCTGCTCGCCGCCCATGACGGAGATCTTGGCGCCCGGCCACATCCACAGGAAGCGGGGCGAGTAGGCCCGCCCGCACATGGAGTAGTTCCCGGCGCCGTAGGAACCGCCGACGACGACCGTCAGTTTCGGTACCCGCGTGGTGGCCACCGCGGTCACCATCTTGGCGCCGTGCTTGGCGATGCCGCCCGCCTCGTAGTCCCGGCCGACCATGAACCCGGAGATGTTCTGGAGGAACACCAGCGGGATGCCGCGCTGGTCGCACAGCTCGATGAAGTGGGCGCCCTTCTGGGCGGACTCGGAGAAGAGGATGCCGTTGTTGGCGACGATGCCGACCGGGTGGCCGTGGATCCGGGCGAAGCCGGTGACCAGGGTCTGCCCGAACTCGGACTTGAACTCCGCGAACCGGGAGCCGTCGACCACGCGCGCGATGATCTCCCGGACGTCGTAGGGGGTGCGGGGGTCGGCCGGTACGGCGCCGTAGAGGCCGTGGGGGTCGACCTTGGGCTCGGCGGCGGGCTCCACCTGCCAGGGGAGCGGCCCGCGCGCGGGGAGCGTGGCGACGATGTTGCGGACGATCCTGAGGGCGTGCGCGTCGTCCTCGGCGAGATGGTCGGTCACGCCCGAGACCCGGGAGTGGACCTCGCCGCCGCCCAGCTCCTCGGCGGTGACGACCTCGCCGGTGGCGGCCTTCACCAGCGGAGGCCCGCCCAGGAAGATCGTGCCCTGGTTGCGGACGATGACGGCCTCGTCGCTCATCGCGGGAACGTACGCCCCGCCCGCCGTGCAGGACCCGAGGACGGCCGCGATCTGCGGGATCCCCGCGCCGGACATCCGGGCCTGGTTGAAGAAGATCCGCCCGAAGTGCTCACGGTCGGGGAAGACCTCGTCCTGCATGGGCAGGAAGGCGCCGCCGGAGTCGACGAGATAGAGACAGGGCAGCCGGTTCTCCAGGGCCACTTCCTGGGCCCTCAGGTGCTTCTTCACCGTCATCGGGTAGTACGTGCCGCCCTTGACGGTGGCGTCATTGGCGACGATCACACACTCACGTCCGCTGACCCGGCCGATCCCGGCGATGACACCGGCCGCGGGGGCCTGTCCGTCGTACATGCCGTCGGCGGCCAGCGGCGCCAGTTCCAGGAAGGGCGAGCCGGGGTCGAGCAGGGTGTCCACCCGGTCCCGGGGCAGCAGCTTGCCGCGCGCGGTGTGCCGTGCGCGCGCCTTCTCCCCGCCGCCCAGACGGGCCGCGGCGAGCTTGCCGCGCAGCTCCTCGACCAGCGCGAGCTGCGCTTCCTCCTGGGCCTTCCAGGCCTCCGACGCGGGATCTGCCGCACTCGTCAGCTCGGGTGCCTCGTGCATCCTGCGGTCCCCTCACCCTTGTTAATGAGCGTTAACGCATTTCCTTCAGGTTAACGACCGCTAACCTCCCTGTCTAGAATTGCTCGCATGGGCACCAGAACCGACGCACCCACCCGTCGTGAGCAGATCCTCAAGGAGGCCGCGCGGCTGTTCGCCGAGCGCGGGTTCCATGGCGTGGGGGTCGACGAGATAGGCGCAGCCGTCGGTATCAGCGGCCCCGGCCTCTACCGGCACTTCCCGGGCAAGGACGCGATGCTGGCGGAGCTGCTGGTCGGCATCAGCGGCCAGCTGCTGACGGGCGCCAAGCGGCGCCTGGCGGAGGCCGACGGCGAGGGGCCCGGCGCGATCCTGGACTCCCTCATCGAGGGTCATATCGACTTCGCGCTCGACGACCGCCCGCTGATCACCCTGCACGACCGCGAGCTGGACCGGCTGCGCGACAGCGACCGCAAGCTGGTCCGCCAGCTCCAGCGGCAGTACGTCGAGCTGTGGGTGGACGTGGTCCGCAAGGTCTACCCGGCGCTCACCGAACCCAGCGCCCGCTCCGCGGTCCACTCGGTCTTCGGCCTGCTGAACTCCACCCCGCACCTCGGCCGCCCGGGCGCCCTGCCGGGCCGCGGGGCCACGTCGGAGCTGTTGCACCGGATGGCCAGGGGGGCCTTCGCGGCGGCGGGGGAGTGATGAGCGTTACGGGGCCGATCCCCTGGACGGCGCTTCATACTCGCCGGTACGGTTGAGTGAGCAAGCGCTTAGACATAGCCAGGTGGAGGTGGCGGCCGTGCGCCGTACTGTGTTCAACGAGGACCATGAGGCGTTCCGGGAGACCATCCGCGCCTTCATCGAGGCCGAGGTCGTGCCGGTCTACGACGAGTGGTTCGCGGCGGGCCAGGCGCCCCGCGACTTCTACTACAAGCTCGCCGAGCTGGGCGTCTTCGGTATCCGCGTGGACGAGGAGTTCGGCGGCGCCGGCATCGACTCGTACAAGTTCGAAGCGGTGATGTACGAAGAGACCGCCCGCGCCGGTGTGCAGTTCGGCGGCTCCGGCGTGCACGTGCTGCTCGGCCTGCCGTACATCAAGATGCTCGCCTCCGACGAGCAGAAGAAGCGGTTCCTGCCGAAGTTCGTCTCCGGTGAGGAGATGTGGGCGCTGGCGATGACCGAGCCGGGTACCGGCTCCGACCTCGCGGGCATGAAGACCACCGCCAAGCTCTCCGAGGACGGCACGCACTACGTCCTCAACGGCTCCAAGACCTTCATCACCGGTGGCGTGCACGCCGACCGCGTGATCGTCTGCGCCCGCACCGACGCGCCCAGCGCCGAGGACCGCCGCCACGGCATCTCCCTGTTCGCCGTGGACACCAAGTCCGAGGGCTACTCCATCGGCCGCAAGCTGGACAAGCTGGGCCTGCGGACCAGCGACACCGCCGAGCTCGCCTTCGTCGACGTCAAGGTGCCCGTCGAGGACCTCCTCGGCGAGGAGAACAAGGGCTTCTACTACCTCGGCCACAACCTGGCCTCCGAGCGCTGGGGCATCGCCTACGGCGCCTACGCCCAGGCCAAGGCCGCCGTGCGGTTCGCCAAGCAGTACGTCACCGAGCGCACCGTCTTCGGCAAGCCCGTCGCCGCCTTCCAGAACACCAAGTTCGAGCTGGCCGCCTGCCAGGCCGAGGTGGACGCGGCCGAGGCCGTCGCCGACCGCGCCCTGGAGGCCCTGGACGCCGGTGAGCTAACCCCCGCCGAGGCCGCCTCCGCGAAGCTCTTCTGCACCGAGGTCGCCCACCGCGTGATCGACCGCTGCCTCCAGCTGCACGGCGGCTACGGCTTCATGAACGAGTACCCGATCGCCCGCCTCTACGCGGACAACCGCGTGAACCGCATCTACGGTGGCACCAGCGAGATCATGAAGTCGATCATCGCCAAGGACATGGGCCTGTAAGGTCCCCGAAATGACTGGCCGGTACAACCAGTTGCCATGAACGAGGCACTACAGGATCTCCTCGATCTGCTCGACCTGGAGCAGATCGAGGAGAACATCTTCCGCGGCCAGTCCCGGTCCGCCGTCGTCCCGCGCGTCTTCGGCGGACAGGTCGCGGCCCAGGCGCTGGTCGCCGCCGGGCGGACGGTCCCCGAGGACCGGCTCGCCCACTCCCTGCACGCGTATTTCCTGCGCATCGGGGACCCCGGCGTGCCCATCGTCTACACCGTCGACCGCATGAACGACGGCCGCTCATTCACCGCCCGCCGGGTGGTCGCCGTCCAGCACGGGCAGCCGATCTTCGCGCTGTCCGCCTCCTTCCAGCGGCCGGAGGAGGGCTTCGAGCACCAGGAGCCGATGCCCGACTCGCCGGACCCGGCAACGCTCCCCACCTCCGAGGAGCGGCTGCGCGCCTACGGCCATCTCGACCGCGCCGTGGTGGACCGGTTCCTGGAGGCACGCGCCGCCGTGGACGTGCGCTACGTCGACGAACCCCCGTACGGCAAGTTCGGCGAGCCGCGCGAGCCGCACTCCCAGGTCTGGTTCCGCACCAACGGCAAGCTCGGCGACGACCCGCTGCTGCACGTCGTCCTCGCCACCTACGTCTCCGACATGACCCTGCTGGACTCGGTGCTGCTCGCGCACGGCCGGGGCGGCTGGGCCGTCGGCGATGTCGTCGGCGCCTCGCTGGACCACGCGATGTGGTTCCACCGCCCGTTCCGCGCCGACGAGTGGCTGCTGTACGACCAGCAGTCCCCGTCGGCCTCCGGCGGCCGGGGCCTGGGCCAGGCCCGGATCTACACCCAGGACGGCCGGCTGGCGATCTCCGTGATCCAGGAGGGCGTGGTCCGGGCTCCCCGGGCCTGATCAGGAAAGTCCCGCCTCCGCCAGCAGATACGCGGTCATCGCGTCGTAGTAGCGGGGGCTGACCACGTGGTCGTCGAGCGGGACCGTCACCTGGACGGTCCCCTCGGACTCGGCGAGGAAGAGGGCCGGGTCGTTGGAGTCCGCGTAGCCGACCGAGTCGACGCCGTGCTGACCGGCGTACCCCGCCCAGCCGTGGTCGGCGACGACCAGGTCGGGCAGCGGGTCGCCGAGCCGCTCCAGCGCGGTGAGGATCGCCTTCATCGGCTCGCCCGAGTGGGTGTGCCACAGGGTCGCGCCGTGCTCCAGCACCGCCACGTCCGCGAACTGCATGACGTAGCCCTCGTCCGTCTGGAGCCCGTCCGGGATCACCACGATGTCG from Streptomyces davaonensis JCM 4913 encodes the following:
- a CDS encoding carboxyl transferase domain-containing protein → MHEAPELTSAADPASEAWKAQEEAQLALVEELRGKLAAARLGGGEKARARHTARGKLLPRDRVDTLLDPGSPFLELAPLAADGMYDGQAPAAGVIAGIGRVSGRECVIVANDATVKGGTYYPMTVKKHLRAQEVALENRLPCLYLVDSGGAFLPMQDEVFPDREHFGRIFFNQARMSGAGIPQIAAVLGSCTAGGAYVPAMSDEAVIVRNQGTIFLGGPPLVKAATGEVVTAEELGGGEVHSRVSGVTDHLAEDDAHALRIVRNIVATLPARGPLPWQVEPAAEPKVDPHGLYGAVPADPRTPYDVREIIARVVDGSRFAEFKSEFGQTLVTGFARIHGHPVGIVANNGILFSESAQKGAHFIELCDQRGIPLVFLQNISGFMVGRDYEAGGIAKHGAKMVTAVATTRVPKLTVVVGGSYGAGNYSMCGRAYSPRFLWMWPGAKISVMGGEQASSVLATVKRDQLEARGEQWPAEEEEAFKAPIRAQYERQGNAYYATARLWDDGVIDPLETRQVLGLALTACANAPLGDPQFGVFRM
- a CDS encoding SACE_7040 family transcriptional regulator — protein: MGTRTDAPTRREQILKEAARLFAERGFHGVGVDEIGAAVGISGPGLYRHFPGKDAMLAELLVGISGQLLTGAKRRLAEADGEGPGAILDSLIEGHIDFALDDRPLITLHDRELDRLRDSDRKLVRQLQRQYVELWVDVVRKVYPALTEPSARSAVHSVFGLLNSTPHLGRPGALPGRGATSELLHRMARGAFAAAGE
- a CDS encoding helix-turn-helix domain-containing protein, coding for MLHQGLGDAAIGRRLGIGHRTVQRRVHRLMERWNVPGRVALGARAQELGLLDRSEADDGAEGGTRLAASA
- a CDS encoding hydroxymethylglutaryl-CoA lyase — translated: MSTLELGLPMPVPAPGLPARVRIHEVGARDGLQNEKATVPTEVKAEFIRRLADAGLTTVEATSFVHPKWVPQLADAEQLFPLVADLPVALPVLVPNERGLDRALALGATRVAVFASATESFAKANLNRTVDEALAMFEPVVARAKAEGAEQVRGYLSMCFGDPWEGPVPASQVVHVCRALLDMGCDELSLGDTIGVATPGQVSALLTALGAAGVPTEALAVHFHDTYGQALANTLAALQYGVTTVDASAGGLGGCPYAKSATGNLATEDLVWMLHGLGIETGVDLGRLVATSEWMAGRLGRPSPSRTVRALSHKE
- a CDS encoding ABC transporter permease; this encodes MTRAGVTPSVLRLRDLCAEAAAGVLQRPARSLLTAFGTVLGVGSFVAVLGLTATASSQIDNRFTELSATEVTVEDNARQQNEFVDIGFPKDADTRVGRLNGVEHAGVYYTVRLPADVTVSASPQADALDSTARTKVVAASPGALAAAVPSLEQGRLYDDFAERTAAPVAVIGEGVARRLGITTLENAPAVFIGGEAFSVVGIVGDVERKADLLLSVVVPRQTADRVWGPENVSEPKMLIATRVGAAQQVADEAALALRPEHPEYFRAIAPPDPETLRSSVGSDLDQLFLLLASVCLVIGAVGIANTTLVAVLERTGEIGLRRALGARGRHIAGQFLAESGALGALGGLLGTAVGTVTVVAVAVVREWTPVIHPATVAAAPLVGLATGLLAGLYPAVRASRVQPVEALRR
- a CDS encoding acetyl/propionyl/methylcrotonyl-CoA carboxylase subunit alpha; translated protein: MFDTVLVANRGEIAVRVIRTLRALGIRSVAVFSDADADARHVREADTAVRIGPAPASQSYLSVQRILEAAARTGAQAVHPGYGFLAENADFARACAEAGLAFIGPPAEAISLMGDKIRAKETVREAGVPVVPGGRDPELAAAAHELGAPVLLKPSAGGGGKGMRLVRDLAVLDEEIAAARREAAASFGDDTLLVERWIDRPRHIEIQVLADGHGNVVHLGERECSLQRRHQKIIEEAPSVLLDDKTRAAMGEAAVQAARSCGYRGAGTVEFIVPGGDPDAYYFMEMNTRLQVEHPVTELITGLDLVEWQLRVAAGEKLTFAQDDIRLTGHAIEARICAEDPARGFLPSGGSVLRLREPSGDGVRTDSGLTEGTEVGSLYDPMLSKVIAYGPDRATALRKLRAALAGTVTLGVQTNAGFLRRLLAHPAVVAGELDTGLVEREVDALVSAEVPEEVYAAAAAVRLQGLRPADEGWTDPFSVPSGWRLGGMAKPLAFDLRVPGLEPVTHEADGAHTVTEDRVSVTLDGVRHTFHRAADWLGRDGDAWHVRDHDPVAASLTRSAHSGADSLTAPMPGTVTVVKVAVGDEVSAGQSLLVVEAMKMEHVISAPHAGTVAELDVVPGTTVAMDQVLAVIAPAEQTVEEEVSA
- the tesB gene encoding acyl-CoA thioesterase II encodes the protein MNEALQDLLDLLDLEQIEENIFRGQSRSAVVPRVFGGQVAAQALVAAGRTVPEDRLAHSLHAYFLRIGDPGVPIVYTVDRMNDGRSFTARRVVAVQHGQPIFALSASFQRPEEGFEHQEPMPDSPDPATLPTSEERLRAYGHLDRAVVDRFLEARAAVDVRYVDEPPYGKFGEPREPHSQVWFRTNGKLGDDPLLHVVLATYVSDMTLLDSVLLAHGRGGWAVGDVVGASLDHAMWFHRPFRADEWLLYDQQSPSASGGRGLGQARIYTQDGRLAISVIQEGVVRAPRA
- a CDS encoding acyl-CoA dehydrogenase family protein — translated: MDHKLSPELEELRRTVEEFAHDVVAPKIGDLYERHEFPYEIVREMGRMGLFGLPFPEEYGGMGGDYLALGIALEELARVDSSVAITLEAGVSLGAMPLHLFGTEEQKRQWLPRLCSGELLGAFGLTEPDGGSDAGATRTTARLDPDTDEWVINGTKCFITNSGTDITGLVTVTAVTDRTPDGRPLISSIIVPSGTPGFTVAPAYSKVGWNASDTRELSFADVRVPRANLLGTEGRGYAQFLRILDEGRIAIAALATGLAQGCVDESVKYAKERHAFGRPIGANQAIQFKLADMEMRAHTARLAWRDAASRLVSGEPFKKEAAMAKLYSSTIAVDNARDATQIHGGYGFMNEYPVARMWRDSKILEIGEGTSEVQRMLIARELGLLG
- a CDS encoding acyl-CoA dehydrogenase family protein gives rise to the protein MRRTVFNEDHEAFRETIRAFIEAEVVPVYDEWFAAGQAPRDFYYKLAELGVFGIRVDEEFGGAGIDSYKFEAVMYEETARAGVQFGGSGVHVLLGLPYIKMLASDEQKKRFLPKFVSGEEMWALAMTEPGTGSDLAGMKTTAKLSEDGTHYVLNGSKTFITGGVHADRVIVCARTDAPSAEDRRHGISLFAVDTKSEGYSIGRKLDKLGLRTSDTAELAFVDVKVPVEDLLGEENKGFYYLGHNLASERWGIAYGAYAQAKAAVRFAKQYVTERTVFGKPVAAFQNTKFELAACQAEVDAAEAVADRALEALDAGELTPAEAASAKLFCTEVAHRVIDRCLQLHGGYGFMNEYPIARLYADNRVNRIYGGTSEIMKSIIAKDMGL